The following proteins come from a genomic window of Larimichthys crocea isolate SSNF chromosome XV, L_crocea_2.0, whole genome shotgun sequence:
- the LOC104927139 gene encoding uncharacterized protein LOC104927139 isoform X1: MGCCSVTQRHTGVDEVGPDEIELLELSGDNLGVWSLGETRLQLSVRNSRDEQPPPPARYPSIQHLEQEMVLWGRSRDELHHRIFSQQPIRDWEGQPPNMYGEIVHSSLVSLYNTYTQGTREHFLVLFSFHLLILSLDHSRQDFIYEGILPISGLSLQAISLEPDTSQTPHMFEISSPMMDSKVFICASAAELHKWIQHIEDRKYKSMEQPMSPSHCALSYLIPCNEHWKREELKNYLLQAPILQWEGSPIQHMGQPGCISIVHIINKQRAGLQERLMVLFPQDVLLLSVDNKRLNIKYEGRLPRHSIKAVERSALPGRLEFELIGELMEPLLISCTCQEDYWNWIFQLQQLDRNSHVTVSHPPPPIMPKLQRSRKQSQEPMITSDQCHINGRS; the protein is encoded by the exons ATGGGATGCTGCAGTGTGACCCAGAGGCATACTGGAGTGGACGAGGTGGGTCCTGATGAGATCGAGCTCCTGGAACTTTCTGGAGACAATTTAGG GGTGTGGAGTCTAGGAGAAACCCGGCTTCAGCTGTCAGTGAGAAACAGCAGAGATGAgcagccaccaccaccagcacgTTACCCTTCAATACAACACCTGGAACAAGAg atgGTGCTGTGGGGCAGGAGCCGAGACGAGCTGCACCACAGGATTTTctcccagcagccaatcagggaCTGGGAGGGCCAACCTCCCAACATGTATGGAGAGATTGTGCACTCCTCCCTGGTGTCTCTCTACAACACTTACACACAG GGAACCAGAGAACACTTCCTGGTGTTGTTCTCTTTCCACCTGCTGATCCTCTCCCTGGACCACTCTCGACAAGACTTCATTTATGAG GGTATCCTTCCTATTTCTGGACTTTCTTTGCAAGCCATCTCCCTGGAACCTGACACGTCACAGACACCACACATGTTTGAGAtcagca GTCCAATGATGGACTCCAAGGTCTTCATATGTGCCAGTGCAGCAGAGTTACACAAATGGATACAACACATAGAAGACAGGAAATACAAGTCAATGGAACAACCCATGAGTCCTTCCCACTGCGCTCTGTCCTATCTA ATACCGTGTAATGAGCACTGGAAAAGAGAAGAACTGAAAAATTACTTACTACAAGCTCCAATCTTGCAGTGGGAGGGCTCGCCGATACAGCACATGGGCCAGCCGGGATGCATATCTATTGTCCATATCATTAACAAACAGAGAGCg GGACTTCAAGAAAGACTAATGGTTCTCTTCCCTCAAGATGTCCTGCTACTTTCAGTTGACAACAAGCGtctgaatataaaatatgag GGCAGGTTGCCCCGACACAGCATCAAAGCAGTGGAGAGGTCAGCCTTGCCTGGGCGGCTGGAGTTTGAACTAATAG gTGAGCTGATGGAGCCCCTGCTGATCTCTTGTACCTGTCAGGAGGATTATTGGAACTGGATCTTTCAATTGCAACAG CTGGACAGAAACAGCCACGTTACCGTGAGTCACCCTCCACCTCCAATCATGCCAAAGCTGCAGAGGAGCAGGAAACAGTCCCAGGAGCCGATGATAACAAGTGACCAATGTCACATCAACGGACGCAGCTGA
- the LOC104927139 gene encoding uncharacterized protein LOC104927139 isoform X2 gives MGCCSVTQRHTGVDEVGPDEIELLELSGDNLGVWSLGETRLQLSVRNSRDEQPPPPARYPSIQHLEQEMVLWGRSRDELHHRIFSQQPIRDWEGQPPNMYGEIVHSSLVSLYNTYTQGTREHFLVLFSFHLLILSLDHSRQDFIYEGILPISGLSLQAISLEPDTSQTPHMFEISSPMMDSKVFICASAAELHKWIQHIEDRKYKSMEQPMSPSHCALSYLIPCNEHWKREELKNYLLQAPILQWEGSPIQHMGQPGCISIVHIINKQRAGLQERLMVLFPQDVLLLSVDNKRLNIKYEGRLPRHSIKAVERSALPGRLEFELIGELMEPLLISCTCQEDYWNWIFQLQQIFCLICSWTETATLP, from the exons ATGGGATGCTGCAGTGTGACCCAGAGGCATACTGGAGTGGACGAGGTGGGTCCTGATGAGATCGAGCTCCTGGAACTTTCTGGAGACAATTTAGG GGTGTGGAGTCTAGGAGAAACCCGGCTTCAGCTGTCAGTGAGAAACAGCAGAGATGAgcagccaccaccaccagcacgTTACCCTTCAATACAACACCTGGAACAAGAg atgGTGCTGTGGGGCAGGAGCCGAGACGAGCTGCACCACAGGATTTTctcccagcagccaatcagggaCTGGGAGGGCCAACCTCCCAACATGTATGGAGAGATTGTGCACTCCTCCCTGGTGTCTCTCTACAACACTTACACACAG GGAACCAGAGAACACTTCCTGGTGTTGTTCTCTTTCCACCTGCTGATCCTCTCCCTGGACCACTCTCGACAAGACTTCATTTATGAG GGTATCCTTCCTATTTCTGGACTTTCTTTGCAAGCCATCTCCCTGGAACCTGACACGTCACAGACACCACACATGTTTGAGAtcagca GTCCAATGATGGACTCCAAGGTCTTCATATGTGCCAGTGCAGCAGAGTTACACAAATGGATACAACACATAGAAGACAGGAAATACAAGTCAATGGAACAACCCATGAGTCCTTCCCACTGCGCTCTGTCCTATCTA ATACCGTGTAATGAGCACTGGAAAAGAGAAGAACTGAAAAATTACTTACTACAAGCTCCAATCTTGCAGTGGGAGGGCTCGCCGATACAGCACATGGGCCAGCCGGGATGCATATCTATTGTCCATATCATTAACAAACAGAGAGCg GGACTTCAAGAAAGACTAATGGTTCTCTTCCCTCAAGATGTCCTGCTACTTTCAGTTGACAACAAGCGtctgaatataaaatatgag GGCAGGTTGCCCCGACACAGCATCAAAGCAGTGGAGAGGTCAGCCTTGCCTGGGCGGCTGGAGTTTGAACTAATAG gTGAGCTGATGGAGCCCCTGCTGATCTCTTGTACCTGTCAGGAGGATTATTGGAACTGGATCTTTCAATTGCAACAG ATTTTCTGTTTGATCTGCAGCTGGACAGAAACAGCCACGTTACCGTGA
- the ttll10 gene encoding protein polyglycylase TTLL10 isoform X1, which yields MCVTLELQSSHVGTLLAIISDLHQHKVMLSECWVEPCSEGRAEETRLEKRQGEKAEKEEVEVPCGDNQPAVSLMQKEEPGGERPSSPDRSGIQEVTSKGGLEQVQSEEKQTQKKRKRFSRMTVNQESRDRGSVSGACLVERYLRRSFPRGLLTRSYPDRDRERQAEEPQGPGPFYYFGGGNGAEIVSSYCESRGWKRIYNKHREDFKLKWCETKSTVNYSNFREGEQLVFQIPNNKALTTKIGLLSSLREYERVSSKVNHGRGLRRLKMEEFIPTTFRMDVREEREAFFAQQEGVSNNESDMWICKPTGLNQGKGIFLLKSQEDVAAFRLRLQHMEDRQTSRKIHHRQPQARVVQHYIKSPLLLKGKKFDVRSYLLIACTAPYMVFFRHGYVRLTCDLYDPNSQNLSAHLTNQYMQKKNPLYSQLKEDTVWSMESFNTYVNDRFRVAMDLPRDWVLGVFAKRMQQIMMQCFFAVKSKLDRRLGFFDLIGCDFMVDEDFKVWLLEMNCNPALHTNCEVLKEVIPNTVVEALDLTLEIFSKCRLRQRILPLTSQREFVLLYNGVYPPDSVPPCSKSNTNSDFNQKSTKKTQKTESRRCKSETEGNIVSLASPDNSVNVSVSCEGRGASISSRRPTTTSPPNQSPPSVQTVKNKTHRPRVELKPSKCTLHHGLKAVDDAERSNTQQKPRLIMSLSSLAVGKRISVGGSLGTTTLVPPQAGPPVRGNNQRGEEPDEEELREDTKGLVNDMIEEL from the exons ATGTGTGTGACGCTTGAGTTGCAG TCCTCCCATGTTGGAACACTTCTAGCCATCATCAGCGATCTGCACCAGCACAAGGTCATGTTATCTGAGTGCTGGGTGGAGCCCTGCAGTGAGGGCCGGGCAGAGGAGACCAGACTGGAGAAGCGACAAggggaaaaagcagaaaaggaggaagtggaggttCCCTGTGGGGACAACCAGCCTGCAGTAAGCCTGATGCAGAAGGAGGAGCCAGGAGGAGAACGGCCTTCATCACCTGACCGTAGTGGCATCCAGGAAGTGACATCTAAAGGTGGACTGGAGCAGGTCCAGAGTGAGGAGAAGCAGactcagaaaaagagaaagaggtttTCACGCATGACTGTCAACCAGGAAAGCCGGGATAGAGGGTCAG taTCAGGTGCCTGCCTGGTGGAGCGATACCTCCGGAGGTCCTTCCCCAGGGGCTTGTTGACTCGCTCCTACCCAGACAGGGACAGGGAGCGGCAGGCAGAGGAGCCCCAGGGACCTGGGCCTTTCTACTACTTTGGAGGCGGCAATGGTGCTGAAAT AGTGAGCAGCTACTGTGAGAGCAGGGGATGGAAGAGGATTTACAATAAACACAGGGAGGATTTCAAACTTAAGTGGTGTGAAACTAAATCTACAGTCAACTACAGCAACTTCAGAGAAG GTGAACAGTTGGTGTTCCAGATTCCCAACAACAAGGCCCTCACCACTAAGATCGGCCTCCTCAGCAGCCTGCGGGAGTACGAGCGAGTCAGCAGCAAAGTCAACCATGGCCGAGGACTGAG GAGGCTGAAAATGGAAGAGTTCATTCCCACTACCTTCCGCATGGATgtgagggaagaaagagaggctTTCTTTGCCCAGCAGGAGG GTGTGAGCAACAATGAGAGTGACATGTGGATCTGTAAACCGACGGGTCTGAATCAGGGCAAAGGGATTTTCCTGCTGAAGAGTCAGGAGGACGTAGCTGCCTTCAGACTGAGGCTGCAGCACATGGAGGACAGACAAACGAGCAGGAAGATACACCACCGCCAGCCTCAGGCTCGTGTTGTCCAACA TTACATTAAGAGTCCACTGCTCCTGAAGGGGAAGAAGTTTGATGTGCGCTCTTACCTTCTGATTGCCTGCACTGCACCTTACATGGTCTTCTTCCGTCATGGATATGTACGGTTGACCTGCGACCTCTATGACCCCAACTCCCAGAACCTCTCTGCTCACCTGACCAATCAG tACATGCAGAAGAAGAACCCCTTGTACAGCCAGCTTAAAGAGGACACTGTGTGGTCTATGGAGAGCTTCAACACTTACGTCAACGACAGGTTTCGAGTTGCCATGGATCTGCCCAGGGACTGGGTGCTGGGCGTCTTTGCA AAGCGCATGCAGCAAATCATGATGCAGTGTTTCTTTGCAGTCAAATCTAAGTTAGACCGCAGACTGGGCTTCTTTGACCTGATTGGCTGCGACTTCATGGTTGATGAAGACTTCAAG GTGTGGCTGTTGGAGATGAACTGTAATCCAGCTCTCCATACGAACTGTGAAGTGCTGAAGGAGGTGATACCCAACACTGTTGTGGAGGCACTGG ATTTAACTCTTGAGATCTTCAGCAAATGTCGTCTCAGGCAGAGGATTCTCCCTTTGACCAGTCAGAGggagtttgtgctgctgtataACGGAGTCTATCCTCCTGATTCAGTACCACCCTGCAGCAAGAGCAACACAAACAGTGACTTCAACCAGAAAAGTACTAAAAAGACCCAAAAGACTGAATCCAGAAGATGTAAGTCAGAGACGGAAGGCAACATTGTGTCCTTAGCTTCCCCTGATAACTCTGTAAATGTCTCAGTGAGCTGTGAAGGAAGGGGTGCTTCAATATCCAGTCGCCGTCCTACCACTACCTCACCTCCAAATCAAAGCCCTCCGTCAGTGCAGACTGTTAAGAATAAGACCCACAGGCCTCGGGTTGAACTCAAGCCGAGCAAATGTACCTTGCATCATGGTTTGAAGGCTGTAGATGACGCGGAACGCTCTAACACTCAGCAGAAGCCAAGGCTCATCATGTCCTTGTCGTCACTGGCGGTGGGTAAAAGGATCTCAGTCGGTGGCTCCTTAGGGACAACGACACTCGTCCCCCCTCAGGCTGGACCTCCTGTGCGTGGTAACaaccaaagaggagaggaaccTGATGAAGAAGAGCTCAGAGAGGACACAAAGGGCTTAGTTAATGACATGATAGAGGAACTGTGA
- the ttll10 gene encoding protein polyglycylase TTLL10 isoform X3, whose amino-acid sequence MLSECWVEPCSEGRAEETRLEKRQGEKAEKEEVEVPCGDNQPAVSLMQKEEPGGERPSSPDRSGIQEVTSKGGLEQVQSEEKQTQKKRKRFSRMTVNQESRDRGSVSGACLVERYLRRSFPRGLLTRSYPDRDRERQAEEPQGPGPFYYFGGGNGAEIVSSYCESRGWKRIYNKHREDFKLKWCETKSTVNYSNFREGEQLVFQIPNNKALTTKIGLLSSLREYERVSSKVNHGRGLRRLKMEEFIPTTFRMDVREEREAFFAQQEGVSNNESDMWICKPTGLNQGKGIFLLKSQEDVAAFRLRLQHMEDRQTSRKIHHRQPQARVVQHYIKSPLLLKGKKFDVRSYLLIACTAPYMVFFRHGYVRLTCDLYDPNSQNLSAHLTNQYMQKKNPLYSQLKEDTVWSMESFNTYVNDRFRVAMDLPRDWVLGVFAKRMQQIMMQCFFAVKSKLDRRLGFFDLIGCDFMVDEDFKVWLLEMNCNPALHTNCEVLKEVIPNTVVEALDLTLEIFSKCRLRQRILPLTSQREFVLLYNGVYPPDSVPPCSKSNTNSDFNQKSTKKTQKTESRRCKSETEGNIVSLASPDNSVNVSVSCEGRGASISSRRPTTTSPPNQSPPSVQTVKNKTHRPRVELKPSKCTLHHGLKAVDDAERSNTQQKPRLIMSLSSLAVGKRISVGGSLGTTTLVPPQAGPPVRGNNQRGEEPDEEELREDTKGLVNDMIEEL is encoded by the exons ATGTTATCTGAGTGCTGGGTGGAGCCCTGCAGTGAGGGCCGGGCAGAGGAGACCAGACTGGAGAAGCGACAAggggaaaaagcagaaaaggaggaagtggaggttCCCTGTGGGGACAACCAGCCTGCAGTAAGCCTGATGCAGAAGGAGGAGCCAGGAGGAGAACGGCCTTCATCACCTGACCGTAGTGGCATCCAGGAAGTGACATCTAAAGGTGGACTGGAGCAGGTCCAGAGTGAGGAGAAGCAGactcagaaaaagagaaagaggtttTCACGCATGACTGTCAACCAGGAAAGCCGGGATAGAGGGTCAG taTCAGGTGCCTGCCTGGTGGAGCGATACCTCCGGAGGTCCTTCCCCAGGGGCTTGTTGACTCGCTCCTACCCAGACAGGGACAGGGAGCGGCAGGCAGAGGAGCCCCAGGGACCTGGGCCTTTCTACTACTTTGGAGGCGGCAATGGTGCTGAAAT AGTGAGCAGCTACTGTGAGAGCAGGGGATGGAAGAGGATTTACAATAAACACAGGGAGGATTTCAAACTTAAGTGGTGTGAAACTAAATCTACAGTCAACTACAGCAACTTCAGAGAAG GTGAACAGTTGGTGTTCCAGATTCCCAACAACAAGGCCCTCACCACTAAGATCGGCCTCCTCAGCAGCCTGCGGGAGTACGAGCGAGTCAGCAGCAAAGTCAACCATGGCCGAGGACTGAG GAGGCTGAAAATGGAAGAGTTCATTCCCACTACCTTCCGCATGGATgtgagggaagaaagagaggctTTCTTTGCCCAGCAGGAGG GTGTGAGCAACAATGAGAGTGACATGTGGATCTGTAAACCGACGGGTCTGAATCAGGGCAAAGGGATTTTCCTGCTGAAGAGTCAGGAGGACGTAGCTGCCTTCAGACTGAGGCTGCAGCACATGGAGGACAGACAAACGAGCAGGAAGATACACCACCGCCAGCCTCAGGCTCGTGTTGTCCAACA TTACATTAAGAGTCCACTGCTCCTGAAGGGGAAGAAGTTTGATGTGCGCTCTTACCTTCTGATTGCCTGCACTGCACCTTACATGGTCTTCTTCCGTCATGGATATGTACGGTTGACCTGCGACCTCTATGACCCCAACTCCCAGAACCTCTCTGCTCACCTGACCAATCAG tACATGCAGAAGAAGAACCCCTTGTACAGCCAGCTTAAAGAGGACACTGTGTGGTCTATGGAGAGCTTCAACACTTACGTCAACGACAGGTTTCGAGTTGCCATGGATCTGCCCAGGGACTGGGTGCTGGGCGTCTTTGCA AAGCGCATGCAGCAAATCATGATGCAGTGTTTCTTTGCAGTCAAATCTAAGTTAGACCGCAGACTGGGCTTCTTTGACCTGATTGGCTGCGACTTCATGGTTGATGAAGACTTCAAG GTGTGGCTGTTGGAGATGAACTGTAATCCAGCTCTCCATACGAACTGTGAAGTGCTGAAGGAGGTGATACCCAACACTGTTGTGGAGGCACTGG ATTTAACTCTTGAGATCTTCAGCAAATGTCGTCTCAGGCAGAGGATTCTCCCTTTGACCAGTCAGAGggagtttgtgctgctgtataACGGAGTCTATCCTCCTGATTCAGTACCACCCTGCAGCAAGAGCAACACAAACAGTGACTTCAACCAGAAAAGTACTAAAAAGACCCAAAAGACTGAATCCAGAAGATGTAAGTCAGAGACGGAAGGCAACATTGTGTCCTTAGCTTCCCCTGATAACTCTGTAAATGTCTCAGTGAGCTGTGAAGGAAGGGGTGCTTCAATATCCAGTCGCCGTCCTACCACTACCTCACCTCCAAATCAAAGCCCTCCGTCAGTGCAGACTGTTAAGAATAAGACCCACAGGCCTCGGGTTGAACTCAAGCCGAGCAAATGTACCTTGCATCATGGTTTGAAGGCTGTAGATGACGCGGAACGCTCTAACACTCAGCAGAAGCCAAGGCTCATCATGTCCTTGTCGTCACTGGCGGTGGGTAAAAGGATCTCAGTCGGTGGCTCCTTAGGGACAACGACACTCGTCCCCCCTCAGGCTGGACCTCCTGTGCGTGGTAACaaccaaagaggagaggaaccTGATGAAGAAGAGCTCAGAGAGGACACAAAGGGCTTAGTTAATGACATGATAGAGGAACTGTGA
- the ttll10 gene encoding protein polyglycylase TTLL10 isoform X2, protein MCVTLELQSSHVGTLLAIISDLHQHKVMLSECWVEPCSEGRAEETRLEKRQGEKAEKEEVEVPCGDNQPAVSLMQKEEPGGERPSSPDRSGIQEVTSKGGLEQVQSEEKQTQKKRKRFSRMTVNQESRDRGSGACLVERYLRRSFPRGLLTRSYPDRDRERQAEEPQGPGPFYYFGGGNGAEIVSSYCESRGWKRIYNKHREDFKLKWCETKSTVNYSNFREGEQLVFQIPNNKALTTKIGLLSSLREYERVSSKVNHGRGLRRLKMEEFIPTTFRMDVREEREAFFAQQEGVSNNESDMWICKPTGLNQGKGIFLLKSQEDVAAFRLRLQHMEDRQTSRKIHHRQPQARVVQHYIKSPLLLKGKKFDVRSYLLIACTAPYMVFFRHGYVRLTCDLYDPNSQNLSAHLTNQYMQKKNPLYSQLKEDTVWSMESFNTYVNDRFRVAMDLPRDWVLGVFAKRMQQIMMQCFFAVKSKLDRRLGFFDLIGCDFMVDEDFKVWLLEMNCNPALHTNCEVLKEVIPNTVVEALDLTLEIFSKCRLRQRILPLTSQREFVLLYNGVYPPDSVPPCSKSNTNSDFNQKSTKKTQKTESRRCKSETEGNIVSLASPDNSVNVSVSCEGRGASISSRRPTTTSPPNQSPPSVQTVKNKTHRPRVELKPSKCTLHHGLKAVDDAERSNTQQKPRLIMSLSSLAVGKRISVGGSLGTTTLVPPQAGPPVRGNNQRGEEPDEEELREDTKGLVNDMIEEL, encoded by the exons ATGTGTGTGACGCTTGAGTTGCAG TCCTCCCATGTTGGAACACTTCTAGCCATCATCAGCGATCTGCACCAGCACAAGGTCATGTTATCTGAGTGCTGGGTGGAGCCCTGCAGTGAGGGCCGGGCAGAGGAGACCAGACTGGAGAAGCGACAAggggaaaaagcagaaaaggaggaagtggaggttCCCTGTGGGGACAACCAGCCTGCAGTAAGCCTGATGCAGAAGGAGGAGCCAGGAGGAGAACGGCCTTCATCACCTGACCGTAGTGGCATCCAGGAAGTGACATCTAAAGGTGGACTGGAGCAGGTCCAGAGTGAGGAGAAGCAGactcagaaaaagagaaagaggtttTCACGCATGACTGTCAACCAGGAAAGCCGGGATAGAGGGTCAG GTGCCTGCCTGGTGGAGCGATACCTCCGGAGGTCCTTCCCCAGGGGCTTGTTGACTCGCTCCTACCCAGACAGGGACAGGGAGCGGCAGGCAGAGGAGCCCCAGGGACCTGGGCCTTTCTACTACTTTGGAGGCGGCAATGGTGCTGAAAT AGTGAGCAGCTACTGTGAGAGCAGGGGATGGAAGAGGATTTACAATAAACACAGGGAGGATTTCAAACTTAAGTGGTGTGAAACTAAATCTACAGTCAACTACAGCAACTTCAGAGAAG GTGAACAGTTGGTGTTCCAGATTCCCAACAACAAGGCCCTCACCACTAAGATCGGCCTCCTCAGCAGCCTGCGGGAGTACGAGCGAGTCAGCAGCAAAGTCAACCATGGCCGAGGACTGAG GAGGCTGAAAATGGAAGAGTTCATTCCCACTACCTTCCGCATGGATgtgagggaagaaagagaggctTTCTTTGCCCAGCAGGAGG GTGTGAGCAACAATGAGAGTGACATGTGGATCTGTAAACCGACGGGTCTGAATCAGGGCAAAGGGATTTTCCTGCTGAAGAGTCAGGAGGACGTAGCTGCCTTCAGACTGAGGCTGCAGCACATGGAGGACAGACAAACGAGCAGGAAGATACACCACCGCCAGCCTCAGGCTCGTGTTGTCCAACA TTACATTAAGAGTCCACTGCTCCTGAAGGGGAAGAAGTTTGATGTGCGCTCTTACCTTCTGATTGCCTGCACTGCACCTTACATGGTCTTCTTCCGTCATGGATATGTACGGTTGACCTGCGACCTCTATGACCCCAACTCCCAGAACCTCTCTGCTCACCTGACCAATCAG tACATGCAGAAGAAGAACCCCTTGTACAGCCAGCTTAAAGAGGACACTGTGTGGTCTATGGAGAGCTTCAACACTTACGTCAACGACAGGTTTCGAGTTGCCATGGATCTGCCCAGGGACTGGGTGCTGGGCGTCTTTGCA AAGCGCATGCAGCAAATCATGATGCAGTGTTTCTTTGCAGTCAAATCTAAGTTAGACCGCAGACTGGGCTTCTTTGACCTGATTGGCTGCGACTTCATGGTTGATGAAGACTTCAAG GTGTGGCTGTTGGAGATGAACTGTAATCCAGCTCTCCATACGAACTGTGAAGTGCTGAAGGAGGTGATACCCAACACTGTTGTGGAGGCACTGG ATTTAACTCTTGAGATCTTCAGCAAATGTCGTCTCAGGCAGAGGATTCTCCCTTTGACCAGTCAGAGggagtttgtgctgctgtataACGGAGTCTATCCTCCTGATTCAGTACCACCCTGCAGCAAGAGCAACACAAACAGTGACTTCAACCAGAAAAGTACTAAAAAGACCCAAAAGACTGAATCCAGAAGATGTAAGTCAGAGACGGAAGGCAACATTGTGTCCTTAGCTTCCCCTGATAACTCTGTAAATGTCTCAGTGAGCTGTGAAGGAAGGGGTGCTTCAATATCCAGTCGCCGTCCTACCACTACCTCACCTCCAAATCAAAGCCCTCCGTCAGTGCAGACTGTTAAGAATAAGACCCACAGGCCTCGGGTTGAACTCAAGCCGAGCAAATGTACCTTGCATCATGGTTTGAAGGCTGTAGATGACGCGGAACGCTCTAACACTCAGCAGAAGCCAAGGCTCATCATGTCCTTGTCGTCACTGGCGGTGGGTAAAAGGATCTCAGTCGGTGGCTCCTTAGGGACAACGACACTCGTCCCCCCTCAGGCTGGACCTCCTGTGCGTGGTAACaaccaaagaggagaggaaccTGATGAAGAAGAGCTCAGAGAGGACACAAAGGGCTTAGTTAATGACATGATAGAGGAACTGTGA